From one Geminocystis sp. M7585_C2015_104 genomic stretch:
- a CDS encoding ferredoxin-thioredoxin reductase variable chain, with the protein MKVGDRVRVIKSVIVYHHPQHKNQPFDVLGMEGEIIRIVNQWQGRPISANLPYLVQFDKKFKAHFRADEIAIIDSEK; encoded by the coding sequence ATGAAAGTAGGCGATCGTGTTAGAGTGATAAAATCAGTAATCGTGTATCACCATCCCCAGCATAAAAATCAACCCTTTGACGTTTTGGGAATGGAAGGAGAAATTATTAGGATTGTCAACCAGTGGCAAGGAAGGCCAATTAGTGCTAATTTACCCTATTTAGTTCAATTTGACAAAAAATTTAAAGCTCATTTTCGAGCAGATGAAATAGCTATTATTGATTCGGAAAAATAA
- a CDS encoding response regulator transcription factor, whose protein sequence is MLSLESPYCNATERIPTNSRILVVEDEELIRSMIVLNLTEEGYEVIEAESGKEALNVLENRNQNNPDEKIDLIILDLMLPEVNGLDVCRFLRYQGNHVPILILSAKAGETDRVLGLEIGADDYMTKPFSMKELIARCRALLRRYALNFNCPTYPTVRQYKDITLFPDECRVIVRGKEVNLSPKEFRLLELFMTYPKRVWEREQLIQQVWGPDFVGEPKTVDVHIRWLREKLEIDPSNPEYIVTVRGFGYRFG, encoded by the coding sequence ATGTTGTCATTAGAATCTCCCTATTGCAATGCCACGGAAAGAATCCCCACCAATTCCCGTATACTAGTAGTAGAAGATGAGGAGTTAATCCGAAGTATGATTGTCCTCAATCTCACCGAAGAAGGGTATGAGGTGATTGAGGCAGAGTCTGGAAAAGAAGCCTTGAATGTTTTGGAAAATCGCAACCAAAACAACCCCGACGAGAAAATAGACTTGATTATCCTGGATTTAATGCTACCAGAAGTCAATGGCCTAGACGTCTGTCGTTTCCTCCGCTACCAGGGTAATCATGTACCTATTCTCATTTTGAGTGCTAAAGCCGGTGAGACTGACAGAGTGTTAGGATTAGAAATAGGTGCCGACGACTATATGACAAAACCCTTCAGTATGAAGGAATTAATCGCCCGTTGTCGTGCACTTTTGCGTCGTTATGCCCTCAATTTTAATTGTCCCACCTACCCCACCGTGCGTCAGTATAAGGACATTACCCTTTTTCCCGACGAGTGTCGGGTTATAGTAAGAGGCAAGGAAGTTAATCTTTCCCCCAAAGAATTTCGTCTTTTAGAGCTGTTTATGACCTATCCTAAAAGGGTATGGGAGAGAGAGCAATTAATTCAACAGGTTTGGGGGCCAGATTTTGTAGGCGAACCGAAAACAGTTGATGTACATATCCGCTGGCTACGGGAAAAACTAGAAATTGATCCAAGTAACCCGGAGTATATAGTAACAGTAAGGGGCTTTGGCTATCGTTTCGGTTAA
- a CDS encoding HAMP domain-containing histidine kinase, with protein sequence MIYFLLGLAMGLIFHLHRWHRLDQQLNDILYNTLGISPLHSVAKIPQIKRGINSLQNELKHTKLQISTYNELIDNLPLGYLRIDANNRLVDCNKQARILLNINRWNPDFFRLFLELVRSYELDQLIQQTRLLQEKLTLEWQFFPELNSVLDGQDIEENSEVNPLSLKAYSFPLEGGEVALFIEDKTSLQKLLKRKEEFYSDLSHELRTPLTSMLLLSETLLNHTDERGKLWVKQLNREINRLAELVKNWLEIYQLENNPHSVLSFEIIDLEEVVKSSWHSLEILAQEKQICFDYFASEKIYLEADSNRLSQVFINLFDNSIKHCKTGGRIKVEAKVKESEKGEKQVEIDTIDTGSGFNPEDLPHVFERLYRGEKSRVRRERSGTGLGLSIVKQIISAHGGKIIAKNHPETKGAWIQIIIPMRQAKTKNKSNNCQD encoded by the coding sequence ATGATTTACTTTCTACTGGGGTTGGCGATGGGTTTAATTTTCCACCTCCACCGGTGGCATCGCCTCGACCAACAGTTGAATGACATCCTCTATAATACTCTTGGTATTTCCCCCCTTCATTCTGTCGCCAAAATCCCACAGATTAAAAGGGGTATTAACTCTCTTCAAAATGAACTGAAACATACTAAACTTCAGATTTCAACATATAATGAACTGATAGATAATCTCCCCCTCGGTTATCTTAGGATAGATGCCAATAATCGTTTAGTAGACTGCAATAAACAAGCCCGAATTCTCCTTAACATTAACCGTTGGAATCCTGATTTTTTCCGACTATTCCTTGAGTTGGTACGTTCATATGAATTGGATCAACTAATCCAGCAAACCCGTTTATTACAGGAAAAACTAACTCTAGAATGGCAATTTTTTCCAGAGTTAAACTCCGTTTTAGATGGACAGGATATTGAAGAAAACTCAGAGGTAAATCCACTTTCTCTCAAAGCCTACAGTTTTCCTCTTGAAGGTGGTGAAGTAGCCTTATTCATTGAAGATAAAACATCCTTACAAAAGTTGCTGAAGAGGAAAGAAGAATTTTACTCCGATTTGAGTCACGAATTAAGAACTCCCCTAACCTCTATGTTATTATTATCAGAAACCCTCCTCAACCACACTGATGAAAGAGGGAAACTATGGGTAAAGCAATTAAACAGGGAGATAAATAGGCTCGCAGAGTTGGTGAAAAACTGGCTGGAAATTTATCAACTGGAGAATAACCCCCATTCCGTTTTGAGCTTTGAAATCATAGACTTGGAGGAAGTGGTGAAATCCTCCTGGCATTCCCTGGAAATTTTAGCTCAAGAAAAGCAAATATGTTTTGATTATTTTGCCTCAGAAAAAATTTACCTGGAGGCAGACTCTAATCGTTTAAGCCAGGTATTTATCAATCTGTTTGACAACAGCATAAAACACTGTAAAACGGGAGGCAGAATCAAGGTGGAGGCAAAAGTTAAAGAGAGTGAAAAGGGGGAAAAACAGGTGGAAATAGACACCATAGACACAGGCAGTGGATTTAACCCGGAAGACTTACCCCATGTTTTTGAAAGACTATATAGGGGAGAAAAATCAAGAGTTAGAAGGGAGAGAAGTGGTACTGGTTTAGGCTTAAGTATAGTAAAACAAATAATTTCTGCCCATGGAGGAAAAATAATAGCAAAAAACCACCCGGAGACCAAGGGGGCCTGGATACAAATCATTATACCCATGAGACAAGCTAAAACAAAAAATAAGTCTAACAATTGCCAGGATTAA